In Akkermansia muciniphila, one DNA window encodes the following:
- the nuoK gene encoding NADH-quinone oxidoreductase subunit NuoK: MIPLTHYLILSGVLFAIGLMGVIVRRDIIVIFMCLEMMLSAANLSLVAFSRAQGTMGLPNYDGQALSIFILTIAAAEVAIGLALIVSLYRARRTASTQNLNTLKD, from the coding sequence ATGATACCTCTTACGCATTATCTGATCCTTTCCGGCGTCCTGTTCGCCATCGGCCTGATGGGGGTGATTGTCCGGCGCGACATCATCGTCATCTTCATGTGCCTGGAAATGATGCTCAGTGCAGCCAACCTGTCCCTGGTAGCGTTTTCCCGCGCCCAGGGCACCATGGGCCTGCCCAACTATGACGGCCAGGCCCTCTCCATCTTTATCCTGACCATCGCCGCGGCGGAAGTGGCCATCGGTCTGGCCCTCATCGTCTCCCTGTACAGGGCCAGGCGCACGGCCAGCACGCAAAATCTCAACACGCTGAAAGATTAA
- a CDS encoding NADH-quinone oxidoreductase subunit J — MNIFASDILFYVFGALAVVLSLMVVFMRNPVSSAMMMALSFGATAAVMIGLGAHFLGILQILVYAGAIMVLFAFIIMLLNVKQETSPFSRPFSVAIGVIITGLFLGQLIGIIYSLPGAKETHRCPMAGAEQAWNDLKIGQENAAPSKTGMGAPACGLRNNGAPSVILPSLSPQCSAHLYPEGTTIRAEIDNGEFPDTALLGRTLFDKYNRSLVIAGLALLVASIGVVVLSRRPSGK; from the coding sequence ATGAACATTTTTGCCAGCGACATACTTTTTTACGTTTTCGGGGCCCTGGCCGTGGTCCTGTCCCTGATGGTCGTCTTCATGCGCAACCCCGTCTCCTCCGCCATGATGATGGCTCTTTCCTTTGGAGCCACCGCCGCCGTCATGATCGGGCTGGGAGCCCACTTCCTGGGCATTCTCCAGATCCTTGTATACGCCGGGGCCATTATGGTGCTCTTCGCGTTCATCATCATGCTGCTGAATGTGAAGCAGGAAACATCCCCCTTCAGCAGGCCTTTCTCCGTCGCCATCGGGGTCATCATCACCGGCCTCTTCCTGGGCCAGCTTATCGGCATCATCTATTCTTTGCCCGGCGCCAAAGAAACGCACCGCTGTCCGATGGCCGGCGCGGAACAGGCCTGGAACGATTTGAAAATCGGGCAGGAGAACGCAGCCCCCTCCAAAACCGGAATGGGAGCTCCCGCCTGCGGCCTCCGCAACAACGGAGCCCCTTCCGTCATTCTCCCTTCCCTTTCTCCCCAATGTTCCGCTCACCTCTATCCGGAAGGCACCACCATCCGTGCGGAGATAGACAACGGAGAATTCCCGGACACCGCCCTGCTGGGCCGTACTCTGTTTGACAAATATAACCGGAGCCTGGTCATCGCCGGACTGGCCCTGCTGGTGGCCTCCATCGGCGTCGTCGTGCTGAGCCGCCGCCCCTCTGGAAAATAA
- a CDS encoding NuoI/complex I 23 kDa subunit family protein — protein sequence MAFKTIKRPKISLGERFYLQSILGGLWLTIKHLVLDLLGKSRNKKELAGSGIGVTMQYPEARWDKHLPKYYRGAPVLVKGEDGRERCVSCQLCEFICPARAITITPGPIQEGPWGKVEKAPREFQIDMLRCIYCGMCEEACPEQAIFMSHNYLFTPTDKTQAIHNKAKLYELGGTRKGLVNKWNQYK from the coding sequence ATGGCCTTCAAAACGATCAAGCGTCCGAAGATCTCCCTTGGAGAGCGGTTCTATCTGCAATCCATTCTTGGCGGTCTTTGGCTCACTATCAAGCACCTCGTTCTGGATCTGCTGGGCAAATCCCGCAACAAAAAAGAACTGGCCGGTTCCGGCATCGGCGTTACGATGCAGTATCCGGAAGCCAGATGGGACAAACATCTGCCGAAATATTACCGCGGAGCCCCCGTGCTGGTGAAAGGCGAAGACGGCCGTGAACGCTGCGTTTCCTGCCAGCTCTGCGAATTCATCTGCCCGGCCCGCGCCATCACCATCACCCCCGGCCCCATCCAGGAAGGACCGTGGGGCAAAGTGGAAAAAGCCCCCAGGGAATTTCAAATTGACATGCTGCGCTGCATCTACTGCGGCATGTGTGAGGAAGCCTGCCCGGAACAGGCCATCTTCATGAGCCATAACTACCTGTTTACCCCCACGGATAAAACCCAGGCCATCCACAACAAGGCCAAGCTCTATGAACTGGGCGGCACCCGCAAGGGGCTGGTCAACAAGTGGAACCAATACAAATAA
- a CDS encoding complex I subunit 1/NuoH family protein, translating into MIDSILTFCDEVLSNPVWFYIITLLIKIVICFAITILFIPVCVYIERRVAAWIQDRVGPNRAGIPLSIFRRFGMKSDLPFKKTLDYFGLPHDGKIANLCRFFRLDRDIPVFGLVQPMVDGGKLFLKQDFTPPFVRRVYFWIAPILVLAPPLMTAAVVPFAGDLQTSYGNVNMAVANLSVGPLWMFAISSLSVYGLVLAGWSSNSKFPFLGGVRSSAQMISYEISMGLSIIPVLMIYSTLDLSNIVEYQAANGWLLLPVWGEGLSWQRWILLVPVAISFIIFLTSIFAEANRTPFDMSECETDLVGGYHTEYSSMKFAQFFMGEYAAMVVGSSLVITLFLGGWSIGFGLDGWLNEHVANWVAVICQLIAYVLKLLFFAFFFVWVRWTLPRFRYDQVMKLGWMVFFELAVINIFLTAAILYFVK; encoded by the coding sequence ATGATTGATTCGATTCTAACCTTTTGCGACGAGGTGCTCAGCAACCCTGTGTGGTTTTATATCATCACTCTGCTGATCAAAATCGTCATCTGTTTTGCCATCACCATTCTGTTTATTCCGGTCTGCGTGTACATTGAACGCCGGGTGGCCGCCTGGATCCAGGACCGCGTGGGCCCCAACCGCGCCGGCATTCCGTTAAGCATCTTCCGCCGCTTCGGCATGAAATCCGACCTGCCGTTCAAAAAGACGCTGGACTACTTCGGGTTGCCTCATGACGGCAAAATCGCCAACCTGTGCCGTTTTTTCCGCCTGGACCGCGACATCCCCGTCTTCGGTCTCGTGCAACCCATGGTGGACGGCGGCAAACTGTTCCTGAAGCAGGATTTCACGCCGCCCTTCGTGCGCCGCGTGTACTTCTGGATCGCCCCCATTCTGGTGCTTGCTCCCCCGCTGATGACGGCAGCCGTCGTTCCCTTCGCCGGAGACCTTCAAACCTCTTACGGCAACGTCAACATGGCGGTGGCCAACCTCAGCGTAGGCCCCCTCTGGATGTTCGCCATTTCCTCCCTCTCCGTGTACGGTCTGGTGCTGGCCGGATGGTCATCCAACTCCAAATTCCCCTTCCTGGGAGGCGTGCGCTCCTCAGCTCAGATGATTTCCTATGAAATCAGCATGGGCCTGTCCATCATCCCCGTACTGATGATTTACAGCACGCTGGACCTGTCCAACATCGTGGAATACCAGGCCGCCAACGGCTGGCTTCTGCTTCCCGTATGGGGCGAGGGCCTAAGCTGGCAGCGCTGGATACTGCTGGTGCCCGTAGCCATCAGCTTCATCATCTTCCTCACTTCCATTTTCGCGGAAGCCAACCGCACGCCCTTTGACATGTCCGAATGTGAAACGGACCTCGTGGGCGGCTACCATACGGAATACTCCTCCATGAAATTCGCCCAGTTCTTCATGGGGGAATATGCCGCCATGGTGGTGGGGTCCTCCCTGGTCATCACGCTGTTCCTGGGGGGCTGGTCCATCGGCTTCGGCCTGGACGGCTGGCTCAACGAACACGTAGCCAACTGGGTGGCGGTCATCTGCCAGCTCATCGCATATGTGCTCAAGCTTCTCTTCTTCGCCTTCTTCTTCGTCTGGGTGCGGTGGACGCTCCCCCGCTTCCGTTATGACCAGGTGATGAAGCTCGGCTGGATGGTCTTCTTTGAACTGGCCGTCATCAACATCTTCCTTACAGCCGCCATCCTGTACTTCGTCAAGTAA